The proteins below come from a single Planktothrix sp. FACHB-1365 genomic window:
- a CDS encoding MEKHLA domain-containing protein, with product MILPWKQDTIILHTQRLLRSYQYWTGETLLDLQGTPEAIAEALFYAPFVLVSHGIEPDPIFNYGNQKALELWELTWEKLTQMPSRKTAEPMEQEARNHLLAETKAKGFLRDYKGVRISNSGRRFFIQDVLIWNVLDEQNQRCGQAAVFSKYTFL from the coding sequence ATGATTTTACCTTGGAAACAAGACACGATTATTCTGCATACTCAACGTCTGTTGAGGAGTTATCAATATTGGACAGGAGAAACCTTGTTAGACCTTCAAGGAACCCCTGAAGCCATTGCAGAAGCATTATTTTATGCGCCTTTTGTGTTAGTGTCTCATGGCATTGAACCTGACCCAATTTTTAATTATGGTAATCAAAAAGCCTTAGAACTTTGGGAATTAACCTGGGAAAAATTAACCCAAATGCCTTCTCGAAAAACGGCTGAACCGATGGAACAGGAAGCCCGAAATCATTTATTAGCTGAAACCAAAGCTAAGGGCTTTTTAAGAGATTATAAAGGGGTGAGAATTTCAAATAGTGGCAGACGCTTTTTTATTCAAGATGTTTTAATCTGGAATGTTTTGGATGAACAAAATCAACGCTGCGGACAAGCTGCGGTTTTTTCTAAATATACGTTTTTATAG